A single region of the Curtobacterium sp. MCJR17_020 genome encodes:
- a CDS encoding recombinase family protein has product MVQHKTQTVAYVRVSSIDQNLDRQLETIGDVDRIFEEKISGGSRTDRTALLDCIGYVRDGDTVRVASMDRLARSLGDLRDIVDEITAKGASVEFVKEQQTYSRDTDDAIGRLMLNLLGAFAEFERTLIRERQREGIRIAKAAGKYKGRGRKLTDEQITEARRLISTGVPKTTVARGLGIDRATLYRMLATPLSPTAPDAPIGNVPSL; this is encoded by the coding sequence GTGGTGCAACACAAGACGCAGACCGTCGCCTACGTCCGGGTGAGCTCGATCGACCAGAACCTCGACCGGCAACTCGAGACGATCGGCGACGTCGACCGAATCTTCGAAGAAAAAATCTCCGGCGGATCCCGCACCGACCGAACCGCACTGCTCGACTGCATCGGCTATGTCCGGGACGGCGACACCGTCCGCGTCGCCTCGATGGACCGCCTTGCACGGTCCCTCGGTGACCTGCGGGACATCGTCGACGAGATCACCGCCAAGGGCGCATCGGTCGAGTTCGTGAAGGAGCAGCAGACCTACAGCCGCGACACCGACGACGCGATCGGCCGGCTCATGCTGAACCTCCTCGGCGCGTTCGCCGAGTTCGAACGCACCCTCATCCGCGAACGCCAACGCGAAGGCATCCGCATCGCCAAGGCCGCCGGCAAGTACAAGGGCCGAGGCCGCAAGCTCACCGACGAACAGATCACCGAAGCCCGCCGGCTCATCAGCACCGGCGTCCCGAAGACCACTGTCGCCCGCGGGCTCGGCATCGACCGCGCCACCCTTTACCGAATGCTCGCGACACCCCTCTCCCCCACCGCTCCAGACGCACCCATCGGCAACGTCCCCAGCCTGTAG
- a CDS encoding epoxide hydrolase family protein, whose amino-acid sequence MTSVPFAFRVPEEEVGDLRRRVDTTRWATPIGASGWDAGTDPSELRRLAAHWASAFDWRAQEAMINALPSFITDIGGTAVYYLRFDAVATSPGDAELPPLVLTHGWPSTFLELVDLARRLSDPATFGYPTRPAFTVIVPSLPGFTFTPARPTFPADLPTHELWHRLMRDELGFERYGAHGGDLGAGVTSRLGEAHPESVVGIHLLAVSGPADYDSESLDDAERSHLAAIARWTAAEGGYQHQQQTRPMSLAPALADSPVGLLAWIVEKYRAWSDSEGQLSSRFSDEFILTQASLYWFTNTISTSFRPYFEHGQGLSVPVRRVDVPTAVAVFPADLSRPPRQWVERTYALQRFTEMPRGGHFAAHEEPELLAADIHAFFVALQRSDG is encoded by the coding sequence ATGACATCTGTACCGTTCGCCTTCCGAGTGCCCGAGGAAGAGGTCGGGGACCTTCGCCGTCGGGTGGACACCACGCGCTGGGCTACACCGATCGGAGCCTCGGGGTGGGATGCGGGCACTGATCCCTCCGAGCTGCGGCGTCTCGCCGCCCACTGGGCCTCGGCGTTCGACTGGCGGGCGCAGGAGGCCATGATCAACGCGTTGCCGTCGTTCATCACCGACATCGGGGGAACAGCCGTCTACTACCTCCGATTCGACGCCGTCGCGACGAGTCCTGGCGACGCCGAGCTACCGCCACTCGTGCTCACGCACGGATGGCCGAGCACGTTCCTCGAACTCGTCGACCTTGCACGGCGGCTCTCGGATCCTGCTACCTTCGGCTACCCCACACGGCCGGCGTTCACCGTGATCGTTCCCTCCCTTCCGGGTTTCACGTTCACGCCGGCGCGTCCCACATTCCCCGCCGACCTCCCGACGCATGAGCTCTGGCATCGGCTCATGCGTGACGAGCTCGGGTTCGAACGCTACGGCGCGCATGGGGGTGACCTCGGTGCCGGTGTGACGTCTCGGCTTGGGGAGGCGCACCCGGAGTCCGTCGTCGGCATTCATCTCCTCGCCGTATCCGGGCCCGCCGACTACGACTCCGAATCGCTCGATGATGCCGAGCGGTCGCACTTGGCCGCCATTGCACGGTGGACGGCAGCTGAGGGCGGCTACCAACACCAGCAGCAGACCCGGCCGATGAGCCTCGCCCCGGCTTTGGCGGACTCTCCGGTGGGACTGCTCGCGTGGATTGTCGAGAAGTACCGCGCGTGGAGTGACAGCGAAGGCCAACTCAGCAGTCGCTTCAGTGATGAGTTCATCCTCACGCAGGCGTCGCTGTACTGGTTCACGAACACCATCTCGACTTCGTTCCGACCGTACTTCGAACACGGGCAGGGCCTGAGCGTGCCGGTCCGGCGGGTCGACGTTCCGACGGCAGTGGCCGTGTTCCCCGCGGACCTCTCACGGCCACCGAGGCAATGGGTTGAGCGGACCTACGCCCTGCAGCGGTTCACGGAGATGCCTCGTGGCGGCCACTTCGCCGCACACGAAGAACCCGAACTTCTTGCCGCCGACATCCACGCGTTCTTCGTAGCGCTCCAGCGATCCGACGGGTGA